A single genomic interval of Labrus bergylta chromosome 18, fLabBer1.1, whole genome shotgun sequence harbors:
- the plk4 gene encoding serine/threonine-protein kinase PLK4, with translation MSVSIGDKIEDFKVLTLLGKGSFACVYRAKSVNTGLEVAIKTIDKKAMHKAGMVQRVTNEVEIQCRLKHPSILELYNYFEDSNYVYLVLEMCHNGEMSRYLKERKMPFSEDEARHFMHQIVKGMLYLHTHGILHRDLTLSNLLLTSNMNIKIADFGLATQLKLPTEKHFTMCGTPNYISPEVATRSAHGLESDVWSLGCMFYAFLMGRPPFDTDTVKHTLSKVVLGEYDMPSHVSLEAQDLIHQLLQKDPAHRPSLSAVLDHPFMTHSLLVRAKELGHGDEGSMDSGIATISTACTSSTSASSNSRLQRRTRNVIGSTLPNRMAPISSLPRQPIGDCFEEGDQWQQHPADRFHRDGRGRGGHGGGTGQPHSRYLRRAHSSDRSSSSASGHMLSYTELGRCHSEEMLSSSAGPVFLMSSAQHPLSERGRLPSPPVKQSANSGYSLSMQAVHPPSLQFQNLEGVTNWLNNDGSGHRPADSSTHSSSGSFHSSKGPVGVHNSWSDKPTGRGANPQHNQHHMHHNLPSNCDSYRENVPGAEFQPPHGRESKLSSAKPSVDKVTKTLKDIVLPLCAARLKPIRQKTKNAVVSILDTGEVCMELLKCQSGQERVKEVLRISCDGSMVTIYQPNSGKGFPVLDCPPAPPEDILICSYEDLPEKYWKKYQYASKFVQLVKSKTPKVTLYTKHGKVMLMENCPNADLEVCFYDGAKTHKTSELLRVVEKGGKSYTVKGEVGLSGLSPESRLYVELSDQGHSMCLSLEAAIAAEEQRSTKNVPFFPITIGRRPVHSDSPCSLSLPTHPPTADTASPPQPPQITPSMISYDGSDFTTASLSKKSSPVRQELAKNTGKVIKSIFVPNVGWASQLTSGEVWVQFNDGSQLVVQAGVSCITYTSPEGRITRYKENEKLPEHVKEKLHCLSTILGLLANPTAHQLQPHQHT, from the exons ATGAGTGTTTCTATCGGCGATAAGATTGAG GATTTCAAGGTCCTCACCCTCCTTGGCAAAGGCTCCTTTGCATGTGTTTACCGTGCAAAATCAGTGAACACTGGTCTGGAGGTTGCTATCAAAACG ATTGACAAAAAAGCAATGCACAAAGCTGGTATGGTCCAGCGTGTGACAAACGAGGTTGAGATTCAGTGCCGATTGAAACATCCTTCAATACTTGAG CTGTACAACTACTTTGAGGACAGCAACTATGTTTACCTGGTGTTGGAGATGTGCCACAACGGAGAGATGAGTCGGTAccttaaagagagaaagatgccTTTCTCTGAGGATGAAG cAAGACATTTTATGCATCAAATAGTGAAAGGAATGCTGTATCTTCACACCCATGGCATCCTGCATCGAGATCTGACCTTGTCCAACCTTTTGCTTACGAGCAACATGAACATAAAGATCGCAGACTTTGGCCTTGCCACTCAGCTCAAACTCCCGACTGAAAAGCACTTCACCATGTGCGGGACGCCCAACTACATCTCCCCAGAGGTGGCCACTCGCAGCGCCCACGGCCTGGAATCGGACGTGTGGTCACTCGGGTGCATGTTCTACGCCTTCCTGATGGGTCGACCCCCTTTtgacacagacacagtgaaGCACACCCTGTCTAAAGTGGTTCTTGGGGAATATGACATGCCCAGCCATGTTTCTCTGGAGGCTCAGGATCTGATCcatcagctgctgcagaaagaCCCTGCACATCGACCCAGCCTCTCTGCGGTGCTGGACCACCCGTTTATGACCCACAGCCTGCTGGTCAGGGCAAAGGAGCTGGGCCACGGGGACGAAGGATCCATGGACAGTGGCATTGCCACCATCTCCACAGCTTgcacctcctccacctcagccagcagcaacagcaggcTCCAGAGGAGAACCAGGAACGTGATTGGATCTACTCTGCCTAACCGCATGGCACCCATTTCTAGTCTTCCACGGCAACCAATTGGGGACTGTTTTGAGGAAGGGGACCAGTGGCAGCAGCATCCGGCGGACAGATTTCACAGAGACGGCAGGGGCAGAGGAGGTCATGGTGGGGGGACAGGACAACCTCATTCACGCTACCTTAGGAGAGCTCACTCCTCAGACCGCTCCAGTTCTTCTGCTTCTGGCCACATGTTGAGTTACACTGAGCTGGGGAGATGCCACTCAGAGGAGATGCTGAGTAGTTCAGCAGGACCAGTATTCCTCATGTCCTCTGCTCAGCACCCATTATCCGAGCGAGGGAGGCTCCCATCTCCTCCTGTCAAACAGTCAGCAAA ttCAGGGTATTCGTTATCCATGCAGGCTGTACATCCACCAAGccttcaatttcaaaatctggAGGGCGTTACAAATTGGCTTAATAATGACg GCTCTGGGCACAGGCCCGCAGACAGCAGCACCcacagcagcagcggcagcttCCACAGCAGCAAAGGACCTGTAGGTGTTCACAACTCTTGGTCAGACAAGCCCACGGGCCGAGGTGCAAACCCTCAGCACAACCAACATCACATGCATCACAACCTCCCTTCCAACTGTGACTCGTACCGAGAAAATGTACCCGGAGCAGAGTTCCAGCCTCCTCACGGCAGAGAGTCAAAGCTCTCCTCGGCCAAGCCAAGCGTGGATAAAGTGACGAAAACGCTGAAAGACAttgtcctgcctctgtgtgcaGCCAGACTCAAGCCTATCAGACAGAAGACAAAGAATGCTGTT GTTAGCATTCTGGACACTGGTGAAGTCTGTATGGaattattaaaatgccagagtGGTCAGGAACGGGTCAAAGAAGTCCTTCGGATTTCCTGTGATGGTTCAATG GTGACAATATACCAGCCTAACAGTGGAAAGGGGTTTCCGGTCTTGGATTGTCCACCTGCTCCTCCAGAGGATATTCTCATTTGTAGCTACGAGGATCTTCCAG AAAAATACTGGAAGAAGTACCAATACGCCTCTAAGTTTGTGCAGCTGGTGAAATCCAAGACTCCAAAAGTGACACTTTACACCAAACATGGAAAGGTCATGCTGATGGAGAACTGTCCCAACGCAGACCTGGAGGTTTGCTTCTACGATG GAGCAAAGACCCACAAGACATCGGAGCTGTTGCGAGTGGTGGAGAAGGGCGGGAAGTCGTACACAGTGAAGGGAGAGGTCGGGCTGAGCGGCCTGAGTCCAGAGAGCCGGCTGTACGTGGAGCTGTCTGACCAAGGACACAGCATGTGTCTGTCTCTGGAGGCCGCCATCGCTGCAGAGGAGCAGCGCAGCACCAAGAACGTCCCTTTTTTCCCGATAACAATTGGCAG GAGACCTGTCCACTCTGACTCCCCGTGCTCATTATCCCTGCCGACACACCCGCCAACTGCTGATACAGCTTCACCTCCTCAACCTCCACAAATCACTCCTTCA ATGATCTCTTATGATGGCTCGGATTTTACCACAGCCAGCTTGAGTAAGAAAAGCTCCCCGGTGCGGCAGGAACTGGCTAAGAACACAGGAAAAGTGATCAAGTCGATATTTGTGCCCAATGTCGGGTGGGCATCACAG ctgaCGAGTGGAGAGGTGTGGGTGCAGTTCAATGACGGCTCTCAGCTGGTGGTTCAGGCGGGAGTGTCCTGCATCACTTACACATCTCCAGAGGGGAGGATCACCAG GTATAAGGAGAATGAAAAGTTGCCAGAACATGTCAAGGAGAAGCTGCACTGTCTGTCCACAATACTCGGACTGTTGGCCAACCCGACAGCACATCAACTACAACCTCATCAACACACTtaa
- the hspa4l gene encoding heat shock 70 kDa protein 4L, translating to MSVVGIDVGFQNCYIAVARSGGIETITNDYSDRCTPACVSLASKSRMIGNAAKSQVITNCKNTIHGFKKFHGRAFDDPFVQAEKPKLPYSLHKLANGNTGVKVRYLDEDKVFTVEQIAGMLLNKLKETAESALKKPVVDCVISVPGFFTDAERRSVLDATLIAGLNCLRLINDTTAVALAYGIYKQDLPTPEERPRNVVFVDIGHSSFQVSITAFNKGKLKVLATAFDPYLGGRNFDEALVDYFCEEFKVKYKLNVRENPRALLRLHQECEKLKKLMSANSSDLPLNIECFMNDIDVTSRMNRGQFEDMCSQYLMRIETPLKTALEQSKLSRDDIYAVEIVGGATRSPAIKERIWKFFGKDISTTLNADEAVARGCALQCAILSPAFKVREFSITDVVPFPITLRWKTPSEDGLGECEVFSKNHAAPFSKVITFHKKEPFDLEAFYNSPQDLPYPDHRIGCFSVQNVVPQPDGDSSKVKVKVRVNVHGIFSVSSASLIEKQKGEGEDMQIDSEPMVQNEGRPEDQTKMQVDQEGQSQGDQQSEDNSSSSKEELSGEKQDPAAGGSKPKVKAKSIDLPIVANNIRQLESDVLNNFVEYECQMVIQDKLVKELNDAKNAVEEYVYDLRDKLCGIYEKYITEEDSNRLTLMLEDTENWLYEEGEDQPKPVYEEKLQALKRFGQPIQDRHREHEDRPRAFEELGKKLQLYMKFVDCFKQKDERYQHLTAEETSTVEKCVSENMGWMNSKMNAQSKLGITQDPIVKVADIISKIQELEDVCNRVINRPKPTVEEAPEANDQNSGAHNGPTAKQGAEGKGDVKGSQQTKPGTKEMEVD from the exons ATGTCAGTGGTAGGCATTGATGTGGGTTTCCAGAATTGCTACATCGCAGTTGCCAGGAGCGGCGGCATTGAAACCATCACCAATGACTACAGTGACAGATGCACACC GGCTTGTGTGTCTTTGGCCTCCAAAAGCCGCATGATTGGAAATGCAGCCAAAAGTCAA GTCATTACCAACTGCAAAAATACAATtcatggcttcaaaaagttccaCGGAAGAGCGTTTGATGACCCATTTGTCCAAGCGGAAAAACCCAAACTGCCTTACAGCTTACATAAACTGGCGAATGGAAACACAGGAGTTAAG GTGCGTTATTTGGACGAAGACAAAGTGTTCACAGTGGAGCAAATCGCAGGGATGCTGCTCaacaagctgaaggaaacaGCAGAGAGCGCACTGAAGAAGCCTGTGGTGGACTGTGTCATATCT GTCCCAGGTTTTTTCACTGATGCTGAAAGACGGTCTGTGTTAGATGCAACTCTAATCGCAGGGCTCAACTGTTTACGGCTAATTAATGACACAACTGCAG TGGCTTTGGCCTACGGGATCTACAAACAGGACCTCCCCACTCCAGAAGAGAGGCCAAGAAATGTGGTATTTGTGGACATCGGACATTCATCGTTCCAGGTCTCCATCACTGCCTTCAACAAAGGCAAACTCAAG GTCTTGGCCACTGCGTTTGATCCATACCTCGGTGGGCGCAATTTTGATGAAGCGTTGGTCGATTActtctgtgaggagtttaaGGTGAAGTACAAGCTCAACGTGAGGGAGAACCCGAGGGCTCTGCTGCGGCTGCACCAGGAGTGCGAGAAACTGAAGAAGCTGATGAGCGCCAACTCCTCTGACCTGCCTCTGAACATAGAGTGCTTCATGAATGACATTGATGTTACAAGCAGGATGAACAG GGGCCAGTTTGAAGACATGTGCTCTCAATACCTGATGAGAATAGAGACGCCGCTGAAAACAGCTCTTGAACAATCAA AGCTGAGCCGGGATGATATTTATGCAGTGGAGATAGTTGGAGGAGCCACGAGAAGCCCGGCCATCAAAGAGAGAATCTGGAAGTTTTTCGGTAAAGACATCAGTACCACGCTTAACGCAGATGAAGCTGTCGCTAGAGGCTGTGCACTCCAG TGTGCTATTCTGTCTCCAGCCTTTAAGGTGCGTGAATTCTCCATCACTGATGTGGTTCCCTTTCCTATTACTCTTCGCTGGAAAACACCATCAGAGGATGGATTGGG AGAGTGTGAGGTGTTCAGTAAGAATCATGCTGCTCCGTTTTCCAAAGTGATCACCTTTCACAAGAAGGAACCCTTTGACCTTGAAGCCTTCTACAACAGCCCTCAAGATCTGCCCTACCCAGACCACAGGATAG GATGTTTCTCTGTACAGAACGTTGTTCCCCAGCCAGATGGAGACAGCTCTAAAGTGAAGGTCAAAGTGCGAGTGAACGTCCACGGTATCTTCAGCGTGTCCAGTGCCTCCCTGATTGAGAAGCAgaaaggagagggggaggacaTGCAAATTGACTCGGAGCCAATGGTGCAAAATGAAGGCAGGCCAGAGGACCAG ACCAAAATGCAGGTGGACCAGGAAGGCCAAAGCCAGGGGGACCAGCAGAGCGAGGACAACAGTTCCAGCAGTAAG GAAGAGCTATCTGGGGAGAAGCAGGACCCAGCAGCGGGGGGAAGCAAACCCAAAGTCAAGGCGAAGAGTATTGATCTGCCCATCGTAGCCAACAACATTCGACAGCTCGAGAGCGATGTCCTAAACAACTTTGTCGAGTATGAG TGTCAGATGGTCATCCAGGACAAACTGGTTAAAGAGCTGAATGATGCTAAAAATGCTGTGGAGGAGTATGTATACGACCTACGGGACAAACTCTGTGGGATCTATGAAAAGTATATCACTGAGGAA GACAGTAACCGGCTGACACTGATGCTAGAGGACACAGAGAACTGGCTGTATGAGGAGGGAGAGGACCAACCCAAACCAGTCTATGAGGAGAAACTTCAAGCACTAAAG AGGTTTGGTCAGCCCATTCAGGACCGGCACAGAGAGCATGAGGACAGGCCGAGAGCTTTTGAAGAGTTGGGAAAGAAACTGCAGCTCTACATGAAGTTTGTGGATTGTTTTAAACAAAAG GATGAACGATACCAGCATTTGACTGCAGAGGAAACGAGCACTGTGGAAAAATGTGTGAGTGAAAACATGGGCTGGATGAACAGCAAGATGAACGCGCAGAGCAAACTTGGTATAACTCAGGACCCCATTGTTAAAGTAGCAGACATCATTTCCAAAATACAG GAACTAGAGGATGTGTGTAATCGAGTGATCAACAGGCCAAAGCCGACAGTGGAGGAGGCCCCTGAGGCGAACGACCAAAACAGTGGTGCTCATAACGGCCCGACAGCGAAGCAGGGAGCAGAAGGGAAGGGAGACGTGAAGGGAAGCCAGCAGACAAAGCCTGGAACGAAAGAGATGGAGGTGGACTGA
- the chmp3 gene encoding charged multivesicular body protein 3 isoform X1, translating to MGLFGRTPDKPPKELISEWSKKIKKEMRMIDRQIRDIQREQEKVKRSIKDAAKKGQKDVCVILAKEMIQSKRAISKLHASKAQMNSVVLSMNNQLAVVRVAGSLQKSTEVMKAMQNLVKIPEIQATMRDLSKEMMKAGIIEEMLEDTFESMEDGEDMEEAAEAEVDKILFEITAGALGKAPSKVTDALPDMEPPGATAASDEEPDEDIEAMQSRLAALRS from the exons ATGGGTCTTTTCGGCAGAACACCGGATAAACCCCCAAAAGAGCTA ATCAGCGAGTGGTCTAAAAAGATCAAGAAGGAAATGAGAATGATTGACAGACAAATTCGAG ATATTCAAAGAGAACAAGAGAAAGTGAAAAGATCCATAAAAGATGCAGCCAAAAAGGGCCagaaggatgtgtgtgtgattcttgCAAAGGAGATGATTCAGTCAAAGCGAGCTATCTCAAAACTTCACGCTTCCAAAGCTCAAATGAACTCCGTTGTTCTCAGCATGAACAATCAACTTG CTGTAGTACGTGTAGCTGGGTCGCTGCAGAAGAGCACAGAGGTGATGAAAGCCATGCAGAACCTCGTCAAAATCCCAGAGATCCAGGCCACCATGAGGGACCTATCGAAGGAAATGATGAAG GCGGGCATTATTGAGGAAATGCTGGAGGACACATTTGAGAGCATGGAAGATGGAGAGGACATGGAGGAAGCAGCAGAGGCAGAGGTTGACAAGATCCTTTTTGAAATCACAGCAG GTGCCCTTGGCAAAGCGCCGAGCAAAGTCACAGACGCCCTTCCTGATATGGAGCCGCCTGGAGCCACTGCAGCTTCAGACGAAGAGCCGGACGAGGACATTGAAGCGATGCAGTCGAGATTGGCAGCTCTGAGGAGCTAA
- the chmp3 gene encoding charged multivesicular body protein 3 isoform X2: protein MRMIDRQIRDIQREQEKVKRSIKDAAKKGQKDVCVILAKEMIQSKRAISKLHASKAQMNSVVLSMNNQLAVVRVAGSLQKSTEVMKAMQNLVKIPEIQATMRDLSKEMMKAGIIEEMLEDTFESMEDGEDMEEAAEAEVDKILFEITAGALGKAPSKVTDALPDMEPPGATAASDEEPDEDIEAMQSRLAALRS, encoded by the exons ATGAGAATGATTGACAGACAAATTCGAG ATATTCAAAGAGAACAAGAGAAAGTGAAAAGATCCATAAAAGATGCAGCCAAAAAGGGCCagaaggatgtgtgtgtgattcttgCAAAGGAGATGATTCAGTCAAAGCGAGCTATCTCAAAACTTCACGCTTCCAAAGCTCAAATGAACTCCGTTGTTCTCAGCATGAACAATCAACTTG CTGTAGTACGTGTAGCTGGGTCGCTGCAGAAGAGCACAGAGGTGATGAAAGCCATGCAGAACCTCGTCAAAATCCCAGAGATCCAGGCCACCATGAGGGACCTATCGAAGGAAATGATGAAG GCGGGCATTATTGAGGAAATGCTGGAGGACACATTTGAGAGCATGGAAGATGGAGAGGACATGGAGGAAGCAGCAGAGGCAGAGGTTGACAAGATCCTTTTTGAAATCACAGCAG GTGCCCTTGGCAAAGCGCCGAGCAAAGTCACAGACGCCCTTCCTGATATGGAGCCGCCTGGAGCCACTGCAGCTTCAGACGAAGAGCCGGACGAGGACATTGAAGCGATGCAGTCGAGATTGGCAGCTCTGAGGAGCTAA
- the reep1 gene encoding receptor expression-enhancing protein 1, translating to MVSWIISRLVVLVFGTLYPAYSSYKAVKSKDVKEYVKWMMYWIIFALFTAVEVFTDMFICWIPFYYELKIAFVVWLLSPYTKGSSVLYRKFVHPTLSSKEKDIDEYICQAKDKSYDTLVHFGRKGLNVAATAAVMAATKSQGVLSDRLRSFSMQDLASYQEEPVNTAPGTKQPAAAAAAAAAGQHRTRSMMRSKSESYNKEKDFDMTDYEMLGLDQWDSKGSLSQTTTPSESEYTPITPSLTPQSSPPSTPSPPPFPSSTPEQPWEVGRGVQAGSSSPQHRQIKRKAPEPPLRVLRPLTRSWSALSSNNEAM from the exons ATGGTCTCCTGGATCATCTCTAGACTTGTGGT ACTTGTGTTTGGTACACTCTATCCTGCATACTCCTCCTATAAAGCCGTGAAGTCAAAAGATGTAAAGGAATAT GTGAAATGGATGATGTACTGGATCATATTTGCCCTATTTACTGCTGTGGAAGTATTTACAGATATGTTTATTTGTTG GATTCCTTTCTACTATGAACTGAAGATAGCCTTTGTGGTGTGGCTGCTGTCCCCTTACACCAAAGGCTCCAGTGTGCTATACAGGAAGTTTGTTCATCCCACGCTTTCCTCAAAAGAAAAG GATATTGACGAGTATATCTGCCAAGCGAAGGACAAAAGCTATGACACACTGGTGCATTTTGGGAGAAAAGGGCTGAATGTTGCAGCCACAGCTGCAGTCATGGCAGCAACAAAG AGCCAAGGGGTCCTGTCAGACAGACTGAGGAGTTTCAGCATGCAGGATCTGGCTTCCTATCAGGAAGAGCCTGTTAACACAGCTCCCGGCACCAAgcagcctgcagcagcagcagcagcggcagcagcaggaCAGCATCGGACCAGATCTATGATGCGCAGCAAGTCAGAGAGCTACAACAAGG AAAAGGATTTTGACATGACTGACTATGAGATGCTGGGGCTGGACCAATGGGACTCCAAGGGCTCGCTGTCACAGACCACTACACCTTCTGAGTCTGAGTACACTCCCATTACGCCCTCACTGACACCCCAGTCCTCCCCGCCCTCCACGCCCTCTCCACCTCCTTTTCCTTCTTCAACTCCAGAGCAACCTTGGGAGGTGGGGAGAGGGGTGCAGGCGGGGTCAAGCTCTCCACAGCATAGGCAGATTAAGAGGAAGGCTCCAGAG CCACCTCTTAGAGTCTTAAGGCCTCTCACGAGATCCTGGAGTGCTCTTTCCTCGAACAATGAAGCCATGTGA